The Streptomyces sp. NBC_00483 genome contains the following window.
TGACCATCCACGAGTCGATCGGGCACGCCACCGAGCTGGACCGCGCGCTCGGCTACGAGGCGGCGTACGCGGGCACCTCCTTCGCCACCTTCGACCAGCTCGGGAAGCTCAAGTACGGCTCCGAGATCATGAACGTGACCGGTGACCGGACGGCCGAGCACGGGCTCGCGACCATCGGGTACGACGACGAGGGCGTGGCGGGACAGTCCTGGGACCTGGTGAAGGACGGGACCCTCGCCGGGTATCAACTCGACCGGCGCATCGCCAAGTTGACCGGCTTCGAGCGCTCCAACGGGTGTGCCTACGCGGACTCCCCCGGGCACGTCCCCGTGCAGCGGATGGCGAACGTGTCGCTCCAGCCGGATCCGGGCGGGCTCGCGACGGACGACCTGATCGCGGGGGTCGACCGGGGGCTCTACCTCGTGGGCGACCGGTCGTGGTCCATCGACATGCAGCGCTACAACTTCCAGTTCACGGCGCAGCGCGCGTACGCGATCCGGGGCGGGAAGCTGGCCGGGCAGGTGCGGGACTTCGCGTACCAGGCGACGACCACCGACTTCTGGGGCTCCATGGCGGCGGTCGGCGGCCCGCAGACGTACGTACTCGGCGGCGCCTTCAACTGCGGCAAGGCCCAGCCGGGCCAGGTCGCCTCCGTCTCGCACGGCTGCCCCTCCGCCCTCTTCAAGGGCGTCAACATTCTGAACACGACGCAGGAGGCGGGTCGATGAGCCCCCGTACGTCCGGGACCAAGCCGTACGAGATCGTCGAGCGTGCCCTCGAGCTGTCGCGGGCCGACGGCTGCGTGGTCATCGCCGACGAGACGTCCACCGCCAATCTGCGCTGGGCGGGCAACGCGCTCACCACGAACGGCGTCACGCGCGGGCGCACCCTCACCGTCGTCGCGACGGTCGACGGCAAGGAGGGCACGGCGTCCGGCGTCGTGTCCCGGTCGGCCGTGACCGCGGACGACCTGGAGTCGCTGGTGCGCGCCGCCGAGGAGGCCGCGGCCAAGGCGGGGCCCGCCGAGGACGCGCAGCCGCTGGTCGGCGACGTACCGCACTCCCCCGACTTCACGGACGCTCCCGCCGAGACCTCGTCCGCCGTCTTCGCGGACTTCGCGCCGGCGCTCGGCGAGGCGTTCGCGCGGGCCAGGGCGGGCGGCCGGGAGCTGTACGGCTTCGCCAACCACGAGCTGACCAGCAGCTATCTCGGTACGTCGGCGGGGCTGCGGCTGCGTCACGACCAGCCCAACGGGACCCTTGAGCTGAACGCCAAGTCGCACGGCCGCAGGCGGTCCGCGTGGGCGGGGCGCTCGACGCGGGACTTCAAGGACGTCGACCCGGCGGCGATGGACGCGGAGCTCGCGACCCGGCTCGGGTGGGCCCAGCGGCGTATCGACCTGCCCGCCGGGCGCTACGAGACGCTGCTGCCGCCGACCGCCGTGGCGGACCTGCTGATCTACCAGATGTGGTCGTCGGGGGCGCGGGACGCGACCGAGGGCCGCACCGTGTTCTCCAAGCCGGGCGGCGGTACGCGGGTGGGCGAGCGGCTCAGCGAGCTGCCGCTGACCCTGCGCAGCGACCCTCGGGAGCCGGGGCTCGAATCGGCCCCGTTCGTCCTCGCGCACGCCTCCAGCGACGCGTCTTCGGTGTTCGACAACGGGCTGCCGGTCGGCGCCACCGACTGGATCTCCCGGGGAGAGCTCAAGCACCTCACGACGACCCGGCACAGCGCCGCGCTCACCGGGCACCCCGTCGCGCCCGCCATCGACAACCTGATCCTCGACGGCGGCGGCGCGAAGTCCCTCGACGAGATGGTGGCCGGTACCGAGCGCGGGCTGCTGCTCACCTGCCTCTGGTACATCCGCGAGGTCGACCCGGCGACGCTGCTGCTCACCGGCCTCACCCGCGACGGCGTGTACCTCGTGGAGAACGGCGAGGTCGTGGGCGAGGTGAACAACTTCCGGTTCAACGAGTCGCCGATCGGCCTGCTCGGCCGGGCCACGGAGGCGGGGCGCACGGAAAAGACGCTGCCCAGGGAGTGGGGCGACTGGTTCACCAGGGCCGCGATGCCCGCGCTGCGGGTGCCGGACTTCAACATGAGCTCGGTCAGCCAGGGCGTCTGAGCCGTCCCGGACAACTCGGTACGGCGCTGTCGGTGGGCGCCCATAGACTGGCAGGGTTCCAGCAGACCTGTTCAAGGAGACCAAGAACCGTGACCGACATCGTCGACGAGCTGAAGTGGCGTGGCCTGTGGGCCCAGTCCACTGACGAGGACGCACTGCGCAAGGCGCTCGCGGACGGTCCGGTCACGTTCTATTGCGGCTTCGACCCGACCGCGGCCTCCCTGCACGTCGGACACCTGGTGCAGGTCCTCACCATGCGCCGGCTCCAGCAGGCGGGCCTGCGCCCGCTCGCCCTGGTGGGCGGGGCCACGGGCCAGATCGGCGACCCGCGCCCGACGGCGGAGCGCACGCTGAACGACCCGGAGACGATCGCCCAGTGGGTCTCCCGGCTCCGCTCGCAGATCGAGCCGTTCCTCGACTTCGAGGGCGAGAACGCGGCGACGATGGTGAACAACCTGGACTGGACCGCCGGGATGTCCGCGATCGAGTTCCTGCGTGACATCGGCAAGCACTTCCGGGTCAACAAGATGCTGACCAAGGACTCCGTGGCCCGCCGCCTGGAGTCCCAGGAGGGCATCAGCTACACCGAGTTCAGCTACCAGCTGCTGCAGGGCATGGACTTCCTTGAGCTGTACCGCCGCTACGGCTGCACGCTCCAGCAGGGCGGCTCCGACCAGTGGGGCAACCTCACGGCCGGGCTCGACCTGATCCACCGCCTGGAGCCGGACGCGGTGGCGCACTGCGTGGCGACGCCGCTGATGGTGAAGGCCGACGGCACCAAGTTCGGCAAGACCGAGGGCGGCGCCGTCTGGCTGGACCCGGAGATGACGACGCCGTACGCGTTCTACCAGTTCTGGCTGAACGTGGACGACCGGGACATCTCGACGTACATGCGGATCCTGTCCTTCAAGTCCCGCGAGGAGCTCGAAGAACTGGAGAAGCAGACCGAGGAGCGACCGCAGGCGCGTGCCGCGCAGCGCGCGCTTGCCGAGGAGCTGACGACGCTGGTGCACGGCGCCGACCAGACGGCCGCCGTGATCTCCGCGTCGAAGGCGCTGTTCGGTCAGGGCGACGGGAACCTGGCGGACCTGGACGAGGCGACGCTCGCCGCGGCGCTCGCCGAGCTGCCGAAGGCCGAGGTCGCCGAGCTCGGTCCGGTCGTCGACCTGTTCGCCGAGGTCGGCCTCGTCGCCAGCAAGTCGGCCGCGCGCCGCACCGTGAAGGAGGGCGGCGCGTACGTGAACAACGTCAAGGTCGCCGCCGAGGACTTCGTACCGGGCGCGGACGAGCTGCTGCACGGGCGGTGGCTGGTGCTGCGGCGCGGCAAGAAGAACCTCGCGGCCGTGGAGGTCAAGGGCTCGTAGCGCGACATGTGAGTGCCCCGCACCCCTCTCGGGGTGCGGGGCACTCGCGCGTCTAGGCCTTGCTCTTGTTCCCGCGCAGCGCCACCCACAAGCGGTCGCCCACGCCGACCACGACCACCGCTCCGATCAGCTGCAGCAGGTGGCGGATCCAGTCGATGCCGCCGGTGTCGTTGACGCCCATCCCTGTGGCCGCCCAGTTGCCCAGGACGCTGCCGATGATGCCGAAGACCACCGTCAGCCACAGCGGGATCTGCTGTTTGCCGGGCAGGATCGCCTTTGCGATCAGACCGAGCACCAGGCCCACGATGATCGCCCACAACCAGCTCATGTCGTCGCCTCCTCGCGCGGTGCGGGATGCCGAACGGCCACCCACGCGATCAGTGTCACCGCGTACGCCATACGGCGCATGTCGGACAGCTCCGTACGTGGTACTGCGCAGGCCACGCCCCCAGGTCGGGCCCGCCCCCGGTCTCGTAGCCGACGCATACCGGGCGTACCGTGGACGCAGTCCGGTCCGGGGAGATGCCGGTTAGCTGGCGGGTGGTGGAGTGTGATGCGGAAGCGCAAGGACAACGGTGGGGCCGAGGTTTTCCGGATCACGGGCGCCCGGCAAGGGCTCGCCGACGACATCCGCGGCCGGCAGCGCCGTTACATCATCTCGATGTCCGTCCGCACCATTTCCGTGATCCTCACCGCAGTGCTGTGGAACGTGGAGCGCCACGTCGCCATCGTGACGCTGGTGCTCGGCGTACTCCTCCCCTACGTCGCCGTGGTCTTCGCCAACGCGGGCCGGGAGAACGCCCCCTCGCTTCCGTCGACCTTCGTGCCCGCGCCCTCGCGCCCCATGATCTCGCCGGTACCGGCCGCCGACGCCGCGGAATCCGCCCCGGAGGACCGGGTCTGAGCGAGGTCCGACCCGGGTGCACAATCGGTCGACAAAGCTCAAGAAAAGCTCAGATCAATCATGTTGTTCCGGTGCCGGGCAGCGGGTCCCCCGTGACATACTGCGTGAGCGCTCCGCATCCCCCGTCGGAGCGACGGACCGACGCCGGGCAGCTCCCCCCGTGGCTGCTCGGCGTCGCCATTTCTGTCGCCGTTTCCGGGGTCTTCCAAGGGCCTTTTCGGGGCGCGTTCCAGGGCGTTTAAGGTTGACGCGTGAACCTCGCGAACCTCTCCGGACCGTCGCCCGAAACTCCCCAGTGCTCGGCCAAGGGCTGTCGCGCCGACGCGGTGTGGGTGCTCGCGTGGAACAACCCGAAGCTGCACACTCCGGAGCGCCGCAAGACGTGGCTGGCGTGCGACGAGCACCGCGAGCACCTGACCAAGTTCCTCGACCTGCGCGGGTTCCTGAAGGATGTCGTGGCGCTGGCTGAGTGGGACGCCCCCGAGACCGAGAACGAGAGCGGGACCGAGGGCTGAGGCCTCGGCCCTCGCTCCCCCTCAGCCGCCGATCGCCGACATCGGGCGGTCCGGCTGAAGGAACGACGGGTCGTCGAGACCCGAGCCCGCCTTCTTGCCCCACATGGCGCGCTTCCATATAGCGGCCAGCTCCTCGTCCGGCATGTCGGAGCGCAGGGCTGCCCGCAGATCCGTCTCCTCCGTGGCGAACAGGCAGGTGCGGACCTGGCCGTCCGCCGTGAGCCGCGTGCGGTCGCAGGCCGAGCAGAACGGGCGGGTCACCGAGGCGATGACGCCGACGCGGTGCGGCCCGCCGTCCACGATCCAGCGCTCGGCCGGCGCGGAGCCCCGCTCACCGTCCCCTTCCTCGGTGAGCTCGAAGCGCGTACGCAGCGAGGTGAGGATGTCGCCCGCGGTGATCATGCCCTCGCGCTTCCAGCCGTGCTGGGCGTCGAGCGGCATCTGCTCGATGAAGCGCAGCTCGTAGTCGTGCTCGACGGCCCAGGCGAGGAGGTCGGGGGCCTCGTCCTCGTTCAGCCCCGGCATCAGGACGGAGTTGACCTTCACCGGGGTCAGGCCCGCGTCGCGCGCCGCTTCGAGGCCCTCGATGACGTCCTTGTGCCGGTTGCGCCGGGTCAGGGTCTTGAAGACGTCGGGGCGGAGCGTGTCCAGCGAGACGTTGACCCGGTCGAGGCCCGCCTCCTTGAGCGCCTGCGCCGTGCGCTTCAGCCCGATCCCGTTCGTCGTCAGGGACATCTTCGGGCGGTGCTCCAAGGCCGCGACCCGCTCGACGATGCCGACCAGACCGGGCCTGAGCAGGGGCTCGCCGCCGGTGAAGCGGACGTCGGTGATGCCGAGGTCGGTGACCGCGATGCGGATGAGGCGGACGATCTCGTCATCGGTCAGCAGGTCGGGCTTGGACAGCCACTGCAGGCCCTCCTCGGGCATGCAGTACGTACACCGCAGATTGCACCGGTCGGTCAGCGAGACCCGCAGGTCGGTTGCCACTCGGCCGTATGTGTCGATGAGCACGTGGGCCCCCTCCCTCGGCGTGTTCTTTCCCTACTGATCCCGAGCCTACGTGACAGGTATGACAGCGGCAGGCCTGCAAACCGACGAGTGTGCCGTGCCCCGCGTCGTAGGGATCTACGACGCGGGGCACGGCACACGGGGAACAGAGCGGGTCAGTGGGCTCCGGTGCCCGTCAGGGAGCGGACCTCGAGCTCCGCGTACTTGCCCTTGTCGGCCTTCTCCTTGCCGATGTACGTACCGAGGACGCCCAGCAGGAAGCCGACCGGGATCGAGATGATGCCGGGGTTCTCCAGCGGGAACCAGTGGAAGTCGATGCCCTTGAACATGGAGGTCTTCGGGTTGCCCGAGACGACGGGCGAGAAGAGGACCAGGAAGACCGCAGTGAACAGGCCGCCGTAGATCGACCACAGCGCGCCGCTGGTGTTGAACCGCTTCCAGAAGAGCGAGTACAGGATCGTCGGCAGGTTCGCCGAGGCCGCGACGGCGAAGGCCAGGGCCACCAGACCCGCCACGTTCAGGTCGCGGGCGAGCGCGCCCAGGGCGATCGAGACGATGCCGATGAAGACGGTGGCCCAGCGGGCCGCCTTCATCTCCTGCTTCTCGGTGGCCTGCCCCTTCTTGATGACGTTCGCGTAGATGTCGTGCGCGAACGAGGAGGACGAGGCGAGGGTGAGGCCCGCGACGACCGCGAGGATCGTGGCGAAGGCGACCGCAGAGATCGAGGCGAGCAGGATCGCGCCCCAGCTGGAGTCGACGCCGCCCAGATGGAGCGCGAGCAGTGGCGCCGCCGTGTTGCCCGCCGGGTTGGAGGCGATGATCTCCTCCGGTTTGATGAGCGCGGCCGCGCCGAAGCCGAGCGCGATCGTCATCAGGTAGAAGGCGCCGATGATGCCGATGGCCCAGTTGACCGACTTACGGGCCGCCTTGGCGGTCGGCACCGTGTAGAAGCGGATCAGGATGTGCGGCAGGCCCGCCGTGCCGAGCACGAGCGCGATGCCGAGCGAGATGAAGTCGATCTTCGACGTGGCGGTGATGCCGTACTTGAGGCCGGGCTCCAGGAACGCCGATCCCTTGCCGCTGGTTTCGGAGGCCGTGCCGAGCAGGTCCGAGACGTTGAAGTCGAACTTCAGGAGCACCAGGAAGGTGAGCAGAATCGTGCCCGCGATCAGGAGCACCGCCTTGACCATCTGGACCCAGGTGGTGCCCTTCATGCCGCCGATGGTGACGTACACGATCATCAGGACGCCGACGAGCGCGACGATGCCGATCTTGCCCGCGTCCGAGGTGATGCCGAGCAGCAGCGAGACGAG
Protein-coding sequences here:
- a CDS encoding metallopeptidase TldD-related protein, with product MSPRTSGTKPYEIVERALELSRADGCVVIADETSTANLRWAGNALTTNGVTRGRTLTVVATVDGKEGTASGVVSRSAVTADDLESLVRAAEEAAAKAGPAEDAQPLVGDVPHSPDFTDAPAETSSAVFADFAPALGEAFARARAGGRELYGFANHELTSSYLGTSAGLRLRHDQPNGTLELNAKSHGRRRSAWAGRSTRDFKDVDPAAMDAELATRLGWAQRRIDLPAGRYETLLPPTAVADLLIYQMWSSGARDATEGRTVFSKPGGGTRVGERLSELPLTLRSDPREPGLESAPFVLAHASSDASSVFDNGLPVGATDWISRGELKHLTTTRHSAALTGHPVAPAIDNLILDGGGAKSLDEMVAGTERGLLLTCLWYIREVDPATLLLTGLTRDGVYLVENGEVVGEVNNFRFNESPIGLLGRATEAGRTEKTLPREWGDWFTRAAMPALRVPDFNMSSVSQGV
- a CDS encoding DUF3099 domain-containing protein, with translation MRKRKDNGGAEVFRITGARQGLADDIRGRQRRYIISMSVRTISVILTAVLWNVERHVAIVTLVLGVLLPYVAVVFANAGRENAPSLPSTFVPAPSRPMISPVPAADAAESAPEDRV
- a CDS encoding solute symporter family protein, producing MSPALHVLAAGEASEHRPLIISLFAVFVLATLVITVWAGRQTKSASDFYAGGRQFTAFQNGLAVSGDYMSAASFLGIAGAIALFGYDGFLYSIGFLVAWLVALLLVAEPLRNSGRYTMGDVLAYRMRQRPVRTAAGTSTIVVSIFYLLAQMAGAGVLVSLLLGITSDAGKIGIVALVGVLMIVYVTIGGMKGTTWVQMVKAVLLIAGTILLTFLVLLKFDFNVSDLLGTASETSGKGSAFLEPGLKYGITATSKIDFISLGIALVLGTAGLPHILIRFYTVPTAKAARKSVNWAIGIIGAFYLMTIALGFGAAALIKPEEIIASNPAGNTAAPLLALHLGGVDSSWGAILLASISAVAFATILAVVAGLTLASSSSFAHDIYANVIKKGQATEKQEMKAARWATVFIGIVSIALGALARDLNVAGLVALAFAVAASANLPTILYSLFWKRFNTSGALWSIYGGLFTAVFLVLFSPVVSGNPKTSMFKGIDFHWFPLENPGIISIPVGFLLGVLGTYIGKEKADKGKYAELEVRSLTGTGAH
- the tyrS gene encoding tyrosine--tRNA ligase, with the protein product MTDIVDELKWRGLWAQSTDEDALRKALADGPVTFYCGFDPTAASLHVGHLVQVLTMRRLQQAGLRPLALVGGATGQIGDPRPTAERTLNDPETIAQWVSRLRSQIEPFLDFEGENAATMVNNLDWTAGMSAIEFLRDIGKHFRVNKMLTKDSVARRLESQEGISYTEFSYQLLQGMDFLELYRRYGCTLQQGGSDQWGNLTAGLDLIHRLEPDAVAHCVATPLMVKADGTKFGKTEGGAVWLDPEMTTPYAFYQFWLNVDDRDISTYMRILSFKSREELEELEKQTEERPQARAAQRALAEELTTLVHGADQTAAVISASKALFGQGDGNLADLDEATLAAALAELPKAEVAELGPVVDLFAEVGLVASKSAARRTVKEGGAYVNNVKVAAEDFVPGADELLHGRWLVLRRGKKNLAAVEVKGS
- the moaA gene encoding GTP 3',8-cyclase MoaA — translated: MLIDTYGRVATDLRVSLTDRCNLRCTYCMPEEGLQWLSKPDLLTDDEIVRLIRIAVTDLGITDVRFTGGEPLLRPGLVGIVERVAALEHRPKMSLTTNGIGLKRTAQALKEAGLDRVNVSLDTLRPDVFKTLTRRNRHKDVIEGLEAARDAGLTPVKVNSVLMPGLNEDEAPDLLAWAVEHDYELRFIEQMPLDAQHGWKREGMITAGDILTSLRTRFELTEEGDGERGSAPAERWIVDGGPHRVGVIASVTRPFCSACDRTRLTADGQVRTCLFATEETDLRAALRSDMPDEELAAIWKRAMWGKKAGSGLDDPSFLQPDRPMSAIGG
- a CDS encoding GlsB/YeaQ/YmgE family stress response membrane protein; this translates as MSWLWAIIVGLVLGLIAKAILPGKQQIPLWLTVVFGIIGSVLGNWAATGMGVNDTGGIDWIRHLLQLIGAVVVVGVGDRLWVALRGNKSKA